AAGTGCTCCAAACGGAGGACACATATGAATCCATGGAAGTGTTCTGAAATGGGCACTTATATAATCCATGGAAGTGTTCCATGGAAGTGTTCTGAACCGACGGAAGTGGGAGCACATATAATCCATGGAAGTGTTCTGAAATGGGCACTTATATGTATAATCCATGGAAGTGCTCTGAAGGAGGACATATATGAACCGACGGAAGTGCTCCAAACGGAGGACACATATGAATCCATGGAAGTGTTCTAACGGAGGTCATATAGGAATATATGGAAATGCTCCAGGTGGGGTACATATATGTCCCAATGGAAgtattttagatatatatatatatatatctgtccaTGGAAGTTCTTCAATAACAACGAACAAGTTAAAAACTCAACTGATTACTGTGCCCAGAAAATCCTGGAAATATCCATTATTATTAACACTCTGATCACTGAAAGGTTTTTCAGAGTCATTACAGATGTTTTGAtctagaaaatataacttaatacaaaCGTTACTTTAACATCActaaatttaatgtattattttattatatataaacaaaatttcacttTCATTCTTCGTTTCCGTTCACGTTATGTTCTTATCTCACCTACTTTGTAGTCTGGTCGACACTTATCAAGGCTCTTTTACTTTTTATCTCACTATTTGTCTCTAATGGTTCAGCGGTAACTCTGAAGGCTGAGAAACATAGAAACCACGTTTAGATACTATTGGTGTACACAGCCCAAACAACCCCTTCTGTAGCTTCACGCTTAcctacaaacaaatatttaattatttctttgaagAAGTTTCTTGAATTCTCATTCGGATTACCAATATCTTGACTCCATATATCCGCTCTCGACTGGTACATTTGTTTTCGTTAAGCCACACAAAGGACTACCTATGCTGTGCACATCATAGGTGTCGAATTCCGCTTTTTAGGTTACAAGCCCTTGTAACTTATCGCTGAGTAACTATGGGATATCCACTTATCTGTCCGCCGTCCTCTACACAGGAAATCACTATCAAAACTGTGACATTCTAAACTCAAATCCTTATTCATGGTACATGGCAAAGGCTCAGCGGTAAGCCCCAAGACTTGGGGAACtaaaaaaacaggtttcgatacccacagaGCGCACAGCACAGAAAACCCGTTGTGTACCGTGGTAACAGCAAACAAAAACCTTCATCGTATTCCTATTGTTTGTACAAGTGTTATTATAGAACAATATTAATGCgaacaataacatttattacacATGATTCCAGTCAGATACGAGTCCATTATTGTTACATGTTCAGTCAGACACGAGTCCATTATTGTTACATGTTCAGTCAGACACGAGTCCATTATTGTTACATGTTCAGTCAGATACGAGTCCATTATTGTTACATGTTCAGTCAGACACGAGTCCATTATTGTTACATGTTCAGTCAGAGACGAGTCCATTATTGTTACATGTTCAGTCAGATACAAGtcattttctttttacatgttCAGTCAGAGACGAGTCCATTATTGTTACATGTTCAGTCAGAGACGAGTCCATTATTGTTACATGTTCAGTCAGATACGAGTCCATTATTGTTACATGTTCAGTCAGATACGAGTCCATTATTGTTACATGTTCAGTCAGATACGAGTCCATTATTGTTACATGTTCAGTCAGATACGAGTCCACTATTGTTACATAGTGGAAAAGAAGacatctaattattttttttagattagcCACGTGTGACTGAGTCAGATAGATATGGAAACTagataaaatttaagtataattttCCAATCCGCCATTTGGTTACGGGCATGATATATCAAAGCACTCGGTCACACTTGATAACTCTGGTACATTTTAACACATCGCTTTGTAAAAGTAACCATTAGAGATATATAGACAACGAGAGAGAACATACTCCACGTTGACgagatacaacagtttattgGGGTGGTATTTAAAGAGAACATACTCCACGTTGACgagatacaacagtttattgGGGTGGTATTTAAACAGGAAACAACGATTTTCTGTTGTTTTGGGGAATTActcaaataaagtttttgttttgtttttcaatgtctgATTTTCAGGAACCAGATGTGATTCGAGCGCCATCTATTGTGACTACTGCTCTGCAAGTATCTTTAGTTAGTTGTGGTGAGAGATGGATgtgattttacaaaattaaaacaacatgatTACACACTGTATTTACTTTTGCCTCgctctttatattttatattctgaagTGATAAAGAAAATCAAATCTAACTTCATGTTACTTAATTATGTTGTGAAAGAAAGTTCCTTAATAAATCGTACGTAAAGTAACAGAACGTGTTTCAAGTATCGTTagctaagcctttttttttaaagGGGGGTGTTTGTTGGTTTGAGgccaagcacaaagctacacaatgagctatctgtgctctgctcatgacgggtatcgaaacccggtttcttgtgtTCTAAGTCCACTGGTGGGGGGGGGAGGAGAAAGTGAAACGTGTGGATTGTTTAGGGTAAGAAATAACACAGGTTCTCTGTTGTTACTAAATCCATAACAAACACACAGGTTCTCTGTTGTTACTAAACCCATAACAAACACACTGGTTCTCTGTTGTTACTAAATCCATAACAAACACACAGGTTCTCTGTTGTTACTAAATCCATAACAAACACACAGGTTCTCTGTTGTTACTAAACCCATAACAAACACACAGGTTCTCTGTTGTTACTAAACCCATAACAAACACACAGGTTCTCTGTTGTTACTAAATCCATAACAAACACACAGGTTCTCTGTTGTTACTAAACCCATAACAAACACACAGGTTCTCTGTTGTTACTAAATCCATAACAAACACACAGGTTCTCTGTTGTTACTAAACCCATAACAAACACACAGGTTCTCTGTTGTTACTAAATCCATAACAAACACACAGGTTCTCTGTTGTTACTAAACCCATAACAAACACACAGGTTCTCTGTTGTTACTAAATCCATAACAAACACACAGGTTCTCTGTTGTTACTAAACCCATAACAAACACACTGGTTCTCTGTTGTTACTAAATCCATAACAAACACACAGGTTCTCTGTTGTTACTAAACCCATAACAAACACACAGGTTCTCTGTTGTTAGGTTCTCTGTTGTTACTAAACCCATAACAAACACACAGGTTCTCTGTTGTTACTAAACCCATAACAAACACACAGGTTCTCTGTTGTTACTAAATCCATAACAAACACACAGGTTCTCTGTTGTTACTAAACCCATAACAAACACACAGGTTCTCTGTTGTTACTAAATCCATAACAAACACACAGGTTCTCTGTTGTTACTATTCAGTTGGCTTtactaacttttttattatatcaacttACATTCAGAATTCTGTAGTgttaacacttaataaaaatcCATAACAAACACACAGGTTCTCTGTTGTTACTATTCAGTTGGCTTtactaacttttttattatatcaacttACATTCAGAATTCTGTAGTgttaacacttaataaaaatcCATAACAAACACACAGGTTCTCTGTTGTTACAATTCAGTTGGCTTtactaacttttttattatatcaacttACATTCAGAATTCTGTAGTgttaacacttaataaaaatcCATAACAAACACACAGGTTCTCTGTTGTTACTATTCAGTTGGCTTtactaacttttttattatatcaacttACATTCAGAATTCTGTAGTgttaacacttaataaaaatcCATAACAAACACACAGGTTCTCTGTTGTTACTATTCAGTTGGCTTtactaacttttttattatatcaacttACATTCAGAATTCTGTAGTgttaacacttaataaaaatcCATAACAAACACACAGGTTCTCTGTTGTTACTATTCAGTTGGCTTtactaacttttttattatatcaacttACATTCAGAATTCTGTAGTGTTAACACTTAATAGCATATCACAGGTCCTTACCGTAAAGCCGACAGACCCTATgttccatttattttaaagttaaaacaggGACTTGACCCCACCCAGCCAACTGTCTCTACACATCACTGTATTTGTCCAATTTTTCCGGTTAGCTCTTTACTCTAAGTGTTATAACGGggaataatatcaaataacttaaattcatgtaatatatatatatgggccCCACTGGTACCGAATAGTGTTACAGTCAAATGTTTGTCAAAATGTGAAGTTCACGAGCTGATGGCCCGACACGGTCAGGtcgttaaggctctcgactcgtaatccgagggtcgtgggttcgaatccccattgcaccaaacatgctcgccttttcagccgtgggggcgttataacgtgacggtcaatcccactattcgttggtaaagagtagcccaagagttggcggtgggtggtgacgactagctgccttccctccagtcttacactactaaattacactacttgtagctttgcgcgaaattcaaagacagtCAAACAAATCCCCATCACAGATGAACCATTGTCACGTGCTTAGATCAATTAACCATGCATGCTACACATCCCTGTGGTAGCTCACGGTTATAATCCGTGGTTTAATTCCAGTGGTGCACAGTGCTGATAGCTTATTGTGcaattttgtgcttaaataaacacaaaagtacaatgtaaatatatgtgtgtgtattataagaAGCAATGAATGGGTCAGTTGTTTCGCATGTAAAAAAGTGTTAGTGTAAGCGTTCAGTTATCTAGACACGTGCCCAGCAACgctcagttgcaaactctctttgttagcctggagatgacctaagaaggtcgaaacattgtccggtagtttattttaatgtataattcaTAAGAATTCTTTCTTTTTCCTCATGTTATTGCTTTTACTGACTCAAATGGACATAGTATCCTTACCTCCTGAACCATTTCTGGACCATATACTGACATAGATGCCCCTCCGTAGTGGACAGAGGTCATCATTTTGGCCATACTCGGACTAGAGTTCTTGTTAGGAGAAGAAGACCGACTGGTCGAGGGGTTGGTGTTCCACTTAGAAGCTTGAGAACCATTGGTTAACAAATCTTCTGCGTGATTCGTGTACCTCGGAAGTTTTCCGTCAAATATTGAAGCCCCATTATCATGGCCCCCATAAGGGCGAGTGAAGGAGTTGCTCCACATTAGCACGCTCTGTCTCGCGTCGTTGTAAAAGGTGGACGGTTCAAAAGATTCGCTCTCGATTTTAATAGTACTTTTAGAAATATGCAGAGGGTCCCTTAGGTGACTGGGTATCGTCGTAGTTTTGGGTCGAATAATGTTAACACAGTCTGTTTCCACAGCCACCGGCACTCCAGCTAGGCTGAAGTTCATGGTGGAATCCCTGTCCAACGAAGTTAATAAAGGTTGAATACCTCCCGTTGACGCACTCATAAGACGCCCCCTCAGTTGAGCACCATGGTCATTAGTTTTGGGGCAACCTTCACAACAGGATGACTTGGTAGCTACCTGTTGCACGAGCTGGGAAACGTCTCCGTTAAACTTTGTAACGTCCAGTTGACAATGGTAGATCTTATTGTCTTGGTTGAGTTGTGAACGGTGAGGGTAGGCGGCAGGGAAACACTTCCTTGCAGTAGGGCTTACGTCCAGAAATCCGTTAGTTGGATACTGAGCAGTGTGATAGTCTGGGTAGCAACCACCAAGGTGACGGTAAGGAAGATAATTTTCAGGGTTTAGGAACCGGGTATTATCAATGTTTGTGAAAAGGTTCTGAGGCATTGCTGCGTAAGGTACAAGTCCGCTCACATTGTCCGTCGGGTAGACATTATAGCTAGGTTTATCTAAGAAGGCGTCGTGAGGAAGTTTCCACTTTCGGCACGTGTTAAATAAGTCCTTAATTTGTGACTTGTACTTGCGGCTTCGCTGACAGCGAAGAACGAAGTCGTTGTCTGTAAGAAGGCCACTGCGGTCTGCTAGGACATCCAAACCTCCGTCCAAATAGGTCACTTTAAAATCCATTGTCCTTTTACCAAGCAAGTCTCTGCCTTCTTCTTCCCTATAGACATGAGAACACGTTTTATGAACAGAAACATTAATCTGTGCTCCGTGTCGTCGTAAGGAAGCTCAgagtgataatataataataaactatacaaCTTCGATATATTCATAAATAGTTTACTATCATCAACCCGAATAACTTGTTAAATAGAATTATCAATTATAAGCTGGTTCTAACCTTACATCTAAATAATCGCTTTACCCAATAATCGTTTGTAATTTCTACAGGTGTCCGCAGGGTGTGGGAGAGGCAAGAGAGGGTATTGCCCTCCCtggaaaatgagaaacataattctttatttattcattcaacaACGGTGATTTCTACAGGAGACAAGGCCTAACacgttatatatttattcattcaaTAACGGTGATTTCTACAGGAGACAAGGCCTAACacgttatatatttattcattcaaCAACGGTATTTCTACAGGAGACAAGGCCTAACgcgttatatatttatttattcaacaacGGTGATTTCTACAGGAGACAAGGCCTAACacgttatatatttattcattcaaCAACGGTGATTTCTACAGGAGACAAGGCCTAACacgttatatatttattcattcaaCAACGGTGATTTCTACAGGAGACAAGGCCTAACacgttatatatttattcattcaaTAACGGTGATTTCTACAGGAGACAAGGCCTAAgacgttatatatttatttattcaacaacGGTGATTTTTACAGGAGACAAGGCCTAACgcgttatatatttatttattcaacaacGGTGATTTCTACAGGAGACAAGGCCTAACACGTTATATATGTATTGATTCGTCCAGTTTGCTGTAACGAAGCGGAACAAACCGAAAACATTCAAAACAACTTTGTCAATATATATTGTCACTAGTGCGGTTTTACCCAACATTAACAAAGTAAattggtaattaattaattttaaaatgtttagctgTTCTCTTACTCTTTAAGGTCTATCAGATGGTTTTCCTATTATTCCTAAATAAATTGATGAAATTAATATGCATTTATACCAGTTATTAGATCTTAGAGATAAGTAAAAAGGCTTAGATTAGCTTTTCTATGGGTCATATAATGTCTTGGATCAGTGGAGCACACACTGATGGTTTGTCGGTGAATCATTAAGTTgttatatgttaatataatataggCAGATTAGAATTTGAAAACGTTAAATTTGATTAAcgaattaaatgaaatttaaatgttatttgtcaCGATGGTGATAATTATTCAACTTTAGACACGTGAAGATTTGCgggaaattcaacaaagaaatggACACCACAGATAACACGTAAAGATTTGCGGGAAATTCAACAAAGAGATGGACACCACAGATATagataattattttactaaaacccatataatgattttattaatcaagaatgaaaaaaataaaactgataaatacAGAAAGACCATAAGACGTATTACGTGAATATTAGGGCCAATACGTAGTTCAATTAGTGTATTGTAACAGTTTACCGAAGACGTAACATTTCGGGGTCGGGTAAGAATGTATTATAAAgatgtgtaatattatttaagtttacaaaaaatacctaattatttctaaacttaaatgtaaaaacaCTGTATATACTACAGTGATAATGtattctatgttttattttatctttgccAAACGGAATAAATTCAGATTATCCACATATGATCTAATCACATTCGTAACTGTATTAACCCTCTATAATATTGAGTAGTTGAAAATAAACCTTAAGCCTAACTTGGAATACAGTTTAGATATCTTACATTAGAGGCCTATGTGTACACAAGATGAAGTCTGGTTTgctatttttataaacaagtcGAGCACTGGACTGAACCCATTGGCACTTCCCGACCT
This sequence is a window from Tachypleus tridentatus isolate NWPU-2018 chromosome 5, ASM421037v1, whole genome shotgun sequence. Protein-coding genes within it:
- the LOC143250415 gene encoding uncharacterized protein LOC143250415 isoform X1, which gives rise to MSAGLPLSHLGTKGQESSANCLIVNVRVAPKDTQAKSNPSKRHRERLNAEMDTLATLLPFEETVLSKLDKLSILRLSVSYLRIKSYLQAACLHVRQSHNQEPGHKPRELLYQESLLDGDMILQALNGFLLILTCEGEVFYASNTIETYLGFHESDIYHQSVYELVHSEDREELQRHLMWNSRLSADYSGLSLQEVLTSADHTEELERNFSIRFRCLLDNTSGFLRLAIQGKIKILHGQHPQTEDPPLALFAVCTPFGPPSLLEMPHKESLFKSKHKLDLSVVSMDPRGKQLLGYADADLASKGGYDLVHFDDLIYVANAHQEVLKTGASGLIAYRLVTKVGKCQWVQSSARLVYKNSKPDFILCTHRPLMEEEGRDLLGKRTMDFKVTYLDGGLDVLADRSGLLTDNDFVLRCQRSRKYKSQIKDLFNTCRKWKLPHDAFLDKPSYNVYPTDNVSGLVPYAAMPQNLFTNIDNTRFLNPENYLPYRHLGGCYPDYHTAQYPTNGFLDVSPTARKCFPAAYPHRSQLNQDNKIYHCQLDVTKFNGDVSQLVQQVATKSSCCEGCPKTNDHGAQLRGRLMSASTGGIQPLLTSLDRDSTMNFSLAGVPVAVETDCVNIIRPKTTTIPSHLRDPLHISKSTIKIESESFEPSTFYNDARQSVLMWSNSFTRPYGGHDNGASIFDGKLPRYTNHAEDLLTNGSQASKWNTNPSTSRSSSPNKNSSPSMAKMMTSVHYGGASMSVYGPEMVQERLSVRLENGQPQSVKQDGNPLLSISEVTNTLLNHE
- the LOC143250415 gene encoding uncharacterized protein LOC143250415 isoform X4 — protein: MSAGLPLSHLGTKGQESSANCLIVNVRVAPKDTQAKSNPSKRHRERLNAEMDTLATLLPFEETVLSKLDKLSILRLSVSYLRIKSYLQAACLHVRQSHNQEPGHKPRELLYQESLLDGDMILQSDIYHQSVYELVHSEDREELQRHLMWNSRLSADYSGLSLQEVLTSADHTEELERNFSIRFRCLLDNTSGFLRLAIQGKIKILHGQHPQTEDPPLALFAVCTPFGPPSLLEMPHKESLFKSKHKLDLSVVSMDPRGKQLLGYADADLASKGGYDLVHFDDLIYVANAHQEVLKTGASGLIAYRLVTKVGKCQWVQSSARLVYKNSKPDFILCTHRPLMEEEGRDLLGKRTMDFKVTYLDGGLDVLADRSGLLTDNDFVLRCQRSRKYKSQIKDLFNTCRKWKLPHDAFLDKPSYNVYPTDNVSGLVPYAAMPQNLFTNIDNTRFLNPENYLPYRHLGGCYPDYHTAQYPTNGFLDVSPTARKCFPAAYPHRSQLNQDNKIYHCQLDVTKFNGDVSQLVQQVATKSSCCEGCPKTNDHGAQLRGRLMSASTGGIQPLLTSLDRDSTMNFSLAGVPVAVETDCVNIIRPKTTTIPSHLRDPLHISKSTIKIESESFEPSTFYNDARQSVLMWSNSFTRPYGGHDNGASIFDGKLPRYTNHAEDLLTNGSQASKWNTNPSTSRSSSPNKNSSPSMAKMMTSVHYGGASMSVYGPEMVQERLSVRLENGQPQSVKQDGNPLLSISEVTNTLLNHE
- the LOC143250415 gene encoding uncharacterized protein LOC143250415 isoform X5; translated protein: MDTLATLLPFEETVLSKLDKLSILRLSVSYLRIKSYLQAACLHVRQSHNQEPGHKPRELLYQESLLDGDMILQALNGFLLILTCEGEVFYASNTIETYLGFHESDIYHQSVYELVHSEDREELQRHLMWNSRLSADYSGLSLQEVLTSADHTEELERNFSIRFRCLLDNTSGFLRLAIQGKIKILHGQHPQTEDPPLALFAVCTPFGPPSLLEMPHKESLFKSKHKLDLSVVSMDPRGKQLLGYADADLASKGGYDLVHFDDLIYVANAHQEVLKTGASGLIAYRLVTKVGKCQWVQSSARLVYKNSKPDFILCTHRPLMEEEGRDLLGKRTMDFKVTYLDGGLDVLADRSGLLTDNDFVLRCQRSRKYKSQIKDLFNTCRKWKLPHDAFLDKPSYNVYPTDNVSGLVPYAAMPQNLFTNIDNTRFLNPENYLPYRHLGGCYPDYHTAQYPTNGFLDVSPTARKCFPAAYPHRSQLNQDNKIYHCQLDVTKFNGDVSQLVQQVATKSSCCEGCPKTNDHGAQLRGRLMSASTGGIQPLLTSLDRDSTMNFSLAGVPVAVETDCVNIIRPKTTTIPSHLRDPLHISKSTIKIESESFEPSTFYNDARQSVLMWSNSFTRPYGGHDNGASIFDGKLPRYTNHAEDLLTNGSQASKWNTNPSTSRSSSPNKNSSPSMAKMMTSVHYGGASMSVYGPEMVQERLSVRLENGQPQSVKQDGNPLLSISEVTNTLLNHE
- the LOC143250415 gene encoding uncharacterized protein LOC143250415 isoform X3, which gives rise to MNHLTTMYATKRRRRNTKSVRVAPKDTQAKSNPSKRHRERLNAEMDTLATLLPFEETVLSKLDKLSILRLSVSYLRIKSYLQAACLHVRQSHNQEPGHKPRELLYQESLLDGDMILQALNGFLLILTCEGEVFYASNTIETYLGFHESDIYHQSVYELVHSEDREELQRHLMWNSRLSADYSGLSLQEVLTSADHTEELERNFSIRFRCLLDNTSGFLRLAIQGKIKILHGQHPQTEDPPLALFAVCTPFGPPSLLEMPHKESLFKSKHKLDLSVVSMDPRGKQLLGYADADLASKGGYDLVHFDDLIYVANAHQEVLKTGASGLIAYRLVTKVGKCQWVQSSARLVYKNSKPDFILCTHRPLMEEEGRDLLGKRTMDFKVTYLDGGLDVLADRSGLLTDNDFVLRCQRSRKYKSQIKDLFNTCRKWKLPHDAFLDKPSYNVYPTDNVSGLVPYAAMPQNLFTNIDNTRFLNPENYLPYRHLGGCYPDYHTAQYPTNGFLDVSPTARKCFPAAYPHRSQLNQDNKIYHCQLDVTKFNGDVSQLVQQVATKSSCCEGCPKTNDHGAQLRGRLMSASTGGIQPLLTSLDRDSTMNFSLAGVPVAVETDCVNIIRPKTTTIPSHLRDPLHISKSTIKIESESFEPSTFYNDARQSVLMWSNSFTRPYGGHDNGASIFDGKLPRYTNHAEDLLTNGSQASKWNTNPSTSRSSSPNKNSSPSMAKMMTSVHYGGASMSVYGPEMVQERLSVRLENGQPQSVKQDGNPLLSISEVTNTLLNHE
- the LOC143250415 gene encoding uncharacterized protein LOC143250415 isoform X2, with the protein product MSAGLPLSHLGTKGQESSANCLIVNVRVAPKDTQAKSNPSKRHRERLNAEMDTLATLLPFEETVLSKLDKLSILRLSVSYLRIKSYLQAACLHVRQSHNQEPGHKPRELLYQESLLDGDMILQALNGFLLILTCEGEVFYASNTIETYLGFHESDIYHQSVYELVHSEDREELQRHLMWNSRLSADYSGLSLQEVLTSDHTEELERNFSIRFRCLLDNTSGFLRLAIQGKIKILHGQHPQTEDPPLALFAVCTPFGPPSLLEMPHKESLFKSKHKLDLSVVSMDPRGKQLLGYADADLASKGGYDLVHFDDLIYVANAHQEVLKTGASGLIAYRLVTKVGKCQWVQSSARLVYKNSKPDFILCTHRPLMEEEGRDLLGKRTMDFKVTYLDGGLDVLADRSGLLTDNDFVLRCQRSRKYKSQIKDLFNTCRKWKLPHDAFLDKPSYNVYPTDNVSGLVPYAAMPQNLFTNIDNTRFLNPENYLPYRHLGGCYPDYHTAQYPTNGFLDVSPTARKCFPAAYPHRSQLNQDNKIYHCQLDVTKFNGDVSQLVQQVATKSSCCEGCPKTNDHGAQLRGRLMSASTGGIQPLLTSLDRDSTMNFSLAGVPVAVETDCVNIIRPKTTTIPSHLRDPLHISKSTIKIESESFEPSTFYNDARQSVLMWSNSFTRPYGGHDNGASIFDGKLPRYTNHAEDLLTNGSQASKWNTNPSTSRSSSPNKNSSPSMAKMMTSVHYGGASMSVYGPEMVQERLSVRLENGQPQSVKQDGNPLLSISEVTNTLLNHE